The Phaseolus vulgaris cultivar G19833 chromosome 10, P. vulgaris v2.0, whole genome shotgun sequence DNA window ggaaatgctatgaaaacagcctgaaaacgaagagaggcgtattcatggtgtatgaacgtccgccgagcgcggacgcgacgatgattgaggcgacgcccgctgggctgacgcctgaagaggccatagcggagagggcgatgcccgaagcggagagggcgatgcccgaagcagatgtgccaatggaggaaggccctgacgacgcggcgcccgtagaagaggcggcgcccgtcaaagatgatagcagggagtagcttgcggctaacgccgtagaaagggagattggcggcaagactttcaagttaggaagttcgctaagcccagaagaacaggaagggatggcagaagtgatttcacgccacctgggtgccttcgcatggtccgcctcggatatgccaggcatcgaccccgatttcctgtgtcaccacctcagcatggacgccacggtccgccccgtgcgtcagagaaggagaaagttcaatgaggaacgacaacaggtggtgaaagacgaaacgcagaagctgctgagtgctggccacatcagggagattcagtaccctgagtggctcgccaacgtcgtcttggtgaaaaaggcgaacggaaagtggaggatgtgtgttgacttcacggacctgaacaaggcatgcccaaaggactcgtatccgctgcccagcatcgacacCTTAGTAGATAGTGCGTCCAgcagcaaggtgctaagtttcctggacgccttttcagggtacaaccaaatcaagatgcacccaagagacgagagcaagactgcattcatgactaagacatgcagttactgctataaggtgatgcccttcgggctgaaaaatgcgggcgccacgtaccagaggctaatggacaaggtcctggcgccaatgcttgggaggaatgtgtacgcctatgtagacgacatggtggtggcgtcgcagaatagggtgcagcacatggcagacctggaggagttgttcaacacaatatccaagtaccgcctcaagttgaaccccgagaagtgtgttttcggggtagaggccggtaagttcttgggttttttgctcaccgagagggggatagaggcgaaccccgaaaaatgtgcggctattatcgccatgcggagcccgacgtcggtgaaggaggtgcaacagctgacagggcggatggcgacgctctcaaggtttgtttccgccggaggagagaaggggcacccgtacttccagtgcctcaagagaaacagtcgcttcgcatggactgatgaatgcgacgcggctttcattaagctgaaggagtacctggcgacgccgccggtcctctgcaagccggtaacgggcgtgcccctccgtttgtattttactgtaacggagcgggccatcagttctgtgttggtccaagagcaggaccagagtcagaagcccatctacttcgtaagcaaggccttacagggggctgagacgaggtaccaagcactagagaaggcggcgctggcggtagtgttctctgctaggaggctccgtcattacttccacagctttacggtggtggtgatgaccaatctCCCTATCCAGAAAGTGCTGtagaaacctgatgtggcaggaagaatggtacgctggacagtggaactgtcagaattcgacatccagtacgagcctagaggatccatcaaagggcaggtgtacgcagattttgtagcagaactttcgcccggaggtgagcaagagatggaagcgagttcgcagtggctgctctcggtggatggctcttcaaaccaacaagggagcggtgcgggaatagtcttggagggacccgacggcatactgatcgagcaggccttgcgtttcgccttcaaggcaagtaacaatcaggcagaatacgaagccctgatagcgggaatgctcttggccaaggagatgggcgcacagaacctcctggtgaagagcgactctcagttgattacggggcaggtgtcaggtcggttccaggcgaaggacccacagatggcggcgtatctgaaatacgtccagttattgaagggggcgttcaacgctcttgagctgatacatgtcccgagggagcagaatgccagagctgacctgctcgcaaagctggccagctcaggcaaggggggtagacagaggacagtgatccaggagactctcaaagctccgcgtcgattcgtggaagacaacagggtggatgtcctccagatttatacatcaaggggaaggccgaggagtcattcctctttgacccaagatacgcagagggcgccccacatcagcatgtacgcgggtgtgcctgaggaagagcagatgcaggtatgtgttttgtccaagggagacacctggatgacgccttaTAAAcaatacctggcggatggggctcttccagtggaccctaaagagggtaaaaaagtcaaaagaaatgccgcaagatatactttggtggatggggtgctgttcaggcacggtttcactcaccctatcctaacatgcgtcagtggcgatgagtgcaccaggataatggcggagctacacgaaggcatctgcggaagccacgtagggggaagatccttagcctccaaggtaatacgcgcaggtttcttctggccaacagtgaaagaggactgcgcacggcacgcccaacggtgtaggcaatgccaaaagcacgccgactggcacaaggcgccgccagaagagttgcggtccatatacagcccgtggcctttccatacatggggaattgacatcctgggccctttcccactggcaatcaggcagatgaagtatctgatcgtcgccatcgaatacttcactaagtggatagaggcggagcccgtggcacagatcactgcgcataaggtacagcatttcgtgtggagaaacattgtgtgtcgctttggcgtacctaggcgcctgatatctgacaacgggacccagtttggcagtcagcagttgagaaatctgtgtgctgaagtaggaatcaaacaagtgttcgcatcggttgaacacccccagaccaatggacaggtagagtcggcaaacagagttctcctgagggggttaaaaagaaggttagagaaagccaaaggggcgtgggcggaagaggtgccaagggtggtatgggcatatcacaccacgccccaatcctctactatggagacgcccttcagtttggtatacgggtcggacgcgatgattccagtagaaatacatgaaagctcaccacgttttcaaaactttgtggtggaggagtccaatgaagagaggcgagtaaacctggatctgctagacaaggccagggaagaagctagaataaaagttgaagcgatgaagagacgagtagagcggcaatatagctctaagataaagccgcgacagtttcaggttggcgacctagtgatgaggaaagctcacccatacgagctggaaaacaagctgtctcccaaatggaccggacccttcagagttactgaggctaagggcaacggttcgtacaacctggaaacgttagatggaggtcctatcccgcgcagttggaatgcagtcaacttaaaattttatttcagttgacttatgtaagcagtatgtaacaatttagttgaaggggacgctctttttccctctcgggggttttttaatgaggtcaccctaataaaaggaaaaaccagttgagaaaaagaagttccttggttttcagcctttatctttccttgtttgaagtaatgtgatgcgccgcctaggccatgacgtcgccaagaaagaaggcgtcgcctaggtcatggcgtcgcccagaaagaaggcgccacctagATAGGGGCGTCGCCCCTGAGCAAGCGTCGCCCAAATGAAGGCATGCACCGTTGGAAGAACAGGACGAAAGGAAAGCGCGCAgtacatgaagcatatgcaaagtaaagtggcatTGCAAAAAATCGagtatgatattgaaaagttgttgttacaagcaatgttcaatacaatgggagtagtacaaacggagcaaacgctacaaatcatgcaaaaacgcTAACAAGCCATTCCTCAGTggtcatcagagtcatcactagaggaaggcgaagccccttttccagcccgcagagctcgagtaagtcgtgccctcttttcttggtttattcTAGAACCTGCACCAGGGGAAAAGACGTGTTAGAGATACCATGAGGCAAAACATGCACGTACAAAAAACAACAAAGGCCGGAGTTAccaaggcagtggttcttacatatgtacttctcaagagtcccaacgttgaactccaggctgatcaccgtggcagagtcaaaacctcccgcctcagcaagaatccggcaagctatttgatcacttggagccatcttcttgaggggtttggctttgaaggccttttcctctctcacccattACAGcagaaacccatccagagcgtcgggaacaaggtcagtgcgacagatcttgaagaaccggcctttccacccggtgaacgagctttggaagggtgtgaagagaactctcccgggtacattactgagagttacccagaggttgtgtctctgcctcttcacctcaaagaagtgaagaaagaggtcaaccgagggtgcacaacccagaaacccgaagagaatgtcgaaggctttgacaaaggcccagctgttgggatataactgggccggagccacgttgatctccgtcagcagttccttctcgaaccaagAAAAAGGTAAGCGCACTCCGAtgatcttgaacaccacctggtaaaagtaaaagaaagggaccccttcgttggcccgttcgtctccacatactggctcccctagagtgcaagggagcacgcgatgtcgtcgtcatgcctcctcgcgaaggcccggtggtcataggaacacgaatcccctttgtgctcccttatggccctggtagagagtaagcatgaacactcgtcaagaagttcactcgaagcccaagggtacagtcTTTGGGACgaaccctggaggaagcagcgtgagaagacattctgtAACAAGATCGGGActgccagaaatgcaagagttgagcgagggaaACGAAGGCTAGAACAACCATTTTCgtcagagaagaaagggtgcaagaaggaagggtgcaagaagaaagaacgcaagtaggttatgaagagtgagaaatgatgaggatagttccagagtttgaagagttaaatgaAGCGGTTAGAgtgccaaacgacgcgaatggatgcaccgcacgattgatacacgtggcagaagatgaaagaaTGACGCAGGCACCACTGGGTTAAATCAGAAAATGTCGTATCGACAGagtatccagtggtacgatgcgccgtcacAAGTGGGTCAGGGACGCAGCAGGAGTCAGGACTCAGTGaaatgactgaatgtcccatcatccatccaagaagcgccacgtggatcaaggcgaatgacggaacgtcccatcagccatacaagaagcgccacgtggatggcacagacaaaaccttgagctcttcgctgccatcaggcgtcgaccaaggcaagaatcaaagtcaacgtcgaagtaaaggtaacgcccgaggtgTCACCGGAAGGACGTGAAGGGCGACGCTAGCGTGAGACGtcacgggcgtcgccaacccaaataccaacaggcgtcgcctccccgatacccacaggtaggaaagactgtggagggacaCGAAATCAAAGAAAGCACAGTTAGtcactggcgtcgcctccccgatacccacaggtaggaaagactgtggagggagacgaaatcaaaGAAAGCACAGTTAGtcactggcgtcgcctccccgatacccacgggtaggaaagactgtggagggagacgaaatcaaaGAAAGCACAGTTAGtcactggcgtcgcctccccgatacccacaggtaggaaagactgtggagggataTAAGACCACCAAACGCCAGCAAATCGCTGGCaaggcgttccccgatacctatgggaaggaaagaccatggagggaacagacccccccCTAGAGCACttggcgttttagacacccggggacgatacggtgctgctgtagcaggcctctccctaggcgtgggcgccgggcgttAAGGATCAAGGAAAGGACCTTTTGGTATTAGAagcaccccgtggacgatacggcgtcactaagtgagcctctccatgggcgtgggggTTGGCACGCGACTTTTCCCGGTTATACAAAGCCGCCCAACGAAGCGAAAGAAGCAAGTATAACGCaaacaaaacaaccgaagcaTAAGAAGGCgaaagatgagaatgagatcgcacaagcagaatcgtatatggcaaagacacaaaagcaatcatacgaaCACCCAAATTTGTAGCAAGAgtacggatagttcaaagaattacaagtttgaacaaagaaagtcaaaagcaagcgtaaagaataaaggaattaagcttgaaagtgaaggtggcggttgagagacagcggttcagtcatccacgtccatgggcacgagcttcccgtcgacgacatggttcATGGGGTCGTAGTTCGAAATATTGATGTcagggttctcgcaggacgcctgggtcagagcctcttggaacccctcctcgaaagtacccgccatctcctggataagagactttttctccttctctagctcctcaatggcggcatcccagaggtcacctgcttctccagagcctctttctccacgcgaagccgactgaccttgacctgtagtttgtcgtagtcagcccgaAGAAGGTCCATCGCTTTGGCCTGGGTGACCATTTCCCCCTCCAACCGCTCCGTCTTGTCAGCCTGTTCacggcaacggtccttcaggtccttctgaatttctgcatcagctttaagcaattcctgaaggcccgttacctggacttggagggcgacttcacgAGTATAAAggccagcctggagctccaatgcctcttccagttgcctctcagtttctgcctTAGACTCTTGCATTTGTTTCAGAGAGGTTTGATAAGCTTCGTTCTGgcgccccagggtcctcatttcctcctccagaaTAGTAGCCTTTGTTTctaaggcctggagagtttgagcctgcatgaccgcgtttctggcctgggcgcgccattcaagagccaccgccaagaaggcccccaagtagaagggcatgccttccttcctgtcggtgccctctggcagagtcccgctactgaagcccctcattagatgcataatcggaggagggatggcgatgaaatcaggggcggcagcgacggaagCAGGGGAAGCAATGGCTTCTgtcggcggcggaggcggggcagattcggcgccttcgcccctttcctcttggagcggcatgggagggagtgaggttgcacttggggggttgtccatgaaggggttccctccctggggcgacgcctctaccgaaagaggaacccgcgcagatttttttcttctgaagggggccacgccttctgagtcctcatcatctgacaaAATCTCCAAAACTCGTTTctctttgtcaaggggggttggagccggtgacgaggccgcggctaggggaacggcggcgataggCGGAGGAGAGTTGGGAGTTGGAAGCGCTTCGGGGCCAGGTGGAGAtgtcggagatgggctagagGGAGCTTCAGCAGTGACTGGAGGTGGCGGTGATAGAGTCGGTGGGGGAACCAGATCGACAgcaggggtggaggaggcgcccgccttggcggcgcgtgcctccttcattgccttcgccagcatcattctcttggaagcgcccatcaccgatcctacatcaagacaggccaaacagcaagaattaggaccaaagcagctatgcaaagttacaacacacatggaggcgtgaaatgcaagtaacatggcacaatataaaataagtataagAGTCCAGGGGAACAAACGTTGATAGCAGGCTGTTCACAACAAAAAAGACgaggggagagccccttaccaaagtaggtggtcagggcgtgagcattgtactcgctagcaaccagcttcaaggtatcaaaaacgatccccaacccggccaaggctttgcttacctccgtatcggcgggagatagctcttccagggttttggccctgagcaatttagggcgctccgtccagtaaagggggaagccatccaaagctgtgggatcgtgcttggcgctgcacaccctgaagaacttccctttccagttcttataagaattctggaagagggagaggaggatcctgcctgcgatcccggaaaagcttacccagaagctcttcccctgcttcttcacctcaaagaaatgcaggaagacatctacaGAAGGGGGAATGCCCAGgtgtccacaaagaatttgaaagcccctcacgaatgcccagctgttgggatgaagctgggcgggggcagtgttgatttcagtaagaagctcccgttcgaagggagtgaacgggagacgcactcctacgcgcttgaacacggtctggtacatgaagaagaagggtttcccctttctaggtctgtcgtccaaacaaacaggttccccaggcctgccggggcGGACGGATACgtgggcgtcgtgtgtgcggcagaaggcgttaaagttgtacaaatggggatccccccggtgagcttccaggtcctggaaggaagtcaggctggtgcattcactcgggagctcgtcgggggcccaggggtagaaggctttgtagttggacttgggggtcgtaggggaagaatcaggctccacgttcgcgcgcgtcatggtgaaaatagatagctggagaaagaagagaggaaaaagggtttagcaagtgtagccatggcaagaaggggaaagagccccaggaagcgtcactcacgcgagaaaaatcagaggaggaagaagaagtggaAAGATGCAGTAATAcatgaataacaacagtcccaggcagttcaataaatcctataatgcgacgaaagggaagagtcgtgagtactcgaaatcgtacctttgctattggaatggaGGCAGTAGAAGAGCGCAAGAAGGagagaatcgcaattgcagagaaaaagggttttgaaggcgatgaacaatgcggagttgcagagcgaatgaatgtaacagtagggtgagcacggggtttggagtaacttaaacgttacatttcgcaactcaagaggcgctaactgagGGCCGTAGGATCGTGCCACGCGTCGGAGGGTCAATTGCCCaggggaaacgcaaaggtctctgaaggatggccgcgcgatgggccatgtggcgcgcgatcaaggttagcccaaaaggtgttatcatcATCATTTCAGAGGAGGTCAAATCAATCAGTAAGAGCGCTCCAAGGGTtcagagagcgtcacgtcaacaattcgagaattgttgagtcagcagggaatgacacgtcatcaggatggcacgtggacgaCGTGGGCGAGGCTTcagtctttacgctgaagacaagtcttcagcttaagactggggggcttgtgtaccgtcccgtatccgggcgttgactaagtcaaagtcaaagtcaacggctggagagtcaaagtcaacgactggagagtcaaagtcaacgactggagagtcaaagtcgaCGCAAGGCGTCGCGTAGGTGGAGGGACGCCAAggggaagcgtcgccaaggcaaggtgtcgcctaggtcaaggcgtcgcccagcCGGGGCGTCGCCaaatcaaacagtgctaaagcaaggcaaccacggtgtggttccccgatacccgtgggtaggaaagaccgtggagggagcgacgccgtgggaagacCTCAGGTCttgataacccggggcagtgataaagagaaggaaaaggtggcttcaaggccatagtaatagtaccagtgtagggcagcctgactagTGAAGTGCTCCTCCCGCctcagagacgcctgtggggcagatacgactcaagaggaaagtcacgcccagggcaaccgggtgcagagtacaaaaggaaggcatatacgctctcaaagtaagtggctagatacttgggggcatgagttggcacccaaaaagtcacccctagcgcagtagcactcccaagcaggaggactcacgcgAAGAAACGtccccccagatggggtcacggcgtcgtgaggccctccacgtgtacaacagtcttgtcagaatggaaacaccctttagtcaggtgccaggtaattaaaagtcattcaatacagtttccctttcgagcattcaggtactctaatggctcccaagcgtttcaacgtcttaaatgcgctacgttttctaattaaacgctttaatgagtgcgttacgtttgtgattaaaagcactttaaggcgctttaaatgcttgggtagtttaaatagcgcggagaatgttggaaaaaggcttggaactttcggcaaatttaccagagaactctctagttgcttgctcgtgcttgaaggttacgtacaagtgactggggaatatttttgcctgaaggagacaacacacatatatacacagttctttttaccaccttcagagtgccatacgcggtgctcagagatgtaggtggacagttttggtgtttcttgctggccgaattgagcgtcggagtgcaaacggccgctagggcgcctctttgtcctcttttatGCAGGAATTcgcaggcaaccagtgggaaggagtccctagctgacgattgaggtcgcgcacgaagacgtcccggtcaaccggacggaacaattgacatttcaaactcttcatgactttcacgaaagcttcacacaattctccattgtttgatccaaaaatgatatcatccacatatacttgtacaagaattgagtcatctcctttcttcttaatgaacaaggtcttatctgatgtgcctctgtcatagccttgtgaggtgagaaaatcacttagcctctcataccattgcctaggagcttgcttgagtccatagagagccttttggagtttgaacacatattctggatgttgatggtcttcaaaacctggtggttgtgaaacaaatacctcttcatttatataaccatttagaaaggcactcttcacatccatttgaaatagcttgaaccctttgatgcaggagaaggcaagtagCAATCTAACaacttctaaccgagccactggtgcgtaggtctcatcatagtctatcccttcttcttgattgt harbors:
- the LOC137816496 gene encoding uncharacterized protein, which translates into the protein MQAQTLQALETKATILEEEMRTLGRQNEAYQTSLKQMQESKAETERQLEEALELQAGLYTREVALQVQVTGLQELLKADAEIQKDLKDRCREQADKTERLEGEMVTQAKAMDLLRADYDKLQVKVSRLRVEKEALEKQAQEINKKLKRQVEELEQQNQGLKEQTEELKKQIEELNLSFAQILAAEFEATREQFPCLFPNLDLSMVSLNNELVDGKVVPAED